One window of Candidatus Nitrospira kreftii genomic DNA carries:
- a CDS encoding Histidine--tRNA ligase yields MIKGIKGVKDLLPEETPRWHLIEERARRWADRYGFQEIRIPIFEMTTLFARSIGASTDIVEKEMYTFQDRDGTSLTLRPEGTAGTVRAYIEHNRAAVPVPQKYFYFGPMFRHERPQAGRLRQFHQFGVESLGMADPRADVEVITLLWRILHDLGLEGLTLEINNLGYTADRESYRPQLVTYLRQHETSLCANCQRRIEANPLRVLDCKVPECRAMTESAPRLADSLSEAARAYFTGVLQGLDLIHIPYSLNHRLVRGLDYYNLTTFEVTATNLGAQNAVGAGGRYDGLVETLSGPPTPAVGFAVGLERIAMLLPESALRTTAAHVVVYVAAFGDQGSVVGLSALEELRTSGIPALSDFRSSTLKAHLRQADRLACGFTLILGDDEVQKGTAILRNMVTKNQYDLPLSSLSVAIQPLLRSS; encoded by the coding sequence ATGATCAAGGGCATCAAAGGCGTGAAGGATCTGTTACCGGAAGAGACGCCCCGTTGGCACCTCATTGAAGAACGTGCTCGACGGTGGGCGGACCGGTATGGATTTCAGGAGATTCGCATTCCGATCTTTGAGATGACGACCCTATTTGCACGAAGCATCGGGGCCTCGACCGATATTGTTGAGAAGGAAATGTACACGTTCCAAGATCGGGACGGTACCTCGTTGACTCTGCGCCCTGAGGGGACCGCTGGGACAGTCCGAGCCTATATCGAGCACAATCGGGCCGCCGTACCAGTCCCGCAGAAATACTTTTACTTCGGGCCGATGTTCCGGCATGAGCGGCCTCAAGCTGGGCGGCTTCGGCAATTTCACCAGTTCGGGGTGGAGTCACTCGGGATGGCTGATCCCCGAGCCGATGTTGAAGTGATAACCCTCTTGTGGCGGATTCTTCATGACCTCGGGCTCGAGGGACTCACGTTGGAAATCAATAACCTCGGATATACGGCCGATCGAGAGTCGTATCGTCCTCAACTCGTCACGTATCTCCGACAGCATGAAACCAGTCTCTGTGCGAATTGCCAGCGTCGGATTGAGGCGAATCCCCTCCGCGTTCTTGACTGTAAAGTCCCTGAGTGTCGCGCGATGACGGAGTCCGCTCCCCGACTCGCCGATTCACTCTCCGAAGCCGCTCGAGCGTACTTTACCGGTGTTCTACAGGGACTTGACCTCATCCACATTCCGTATTCCTTGAACCATCGACTTGTGCGTGGGTTAGACTATTACAACCTGACGACTTTCGAGGTCACTGCGACCAATCTCGGGGCTCAGAACGCAGTCGGGGCGGGTGGACGGTACGATGGTCTCGTCGAAACTCTGTCAGGACCTCCTACACCAGCTGTAGGTTTCGCGGTCGGTCTAGAACGCATCGCGATGTTACTCCCAGAGTCGGCGTTGCGGACAACCGCGGCCCATGTCGTTGTCTACGTTGCAGCATTTGGAGACCAAGGCTCGGTTGTCGGTCTCTCTGCCCTCGAGGAGCTTCGTACTTCTGGAATTCCAGCTCTGTCGGACTTTCGTTCCTCGACATTGAAGGCCCATTTACGGCAAGCTGATCGGCTTGCCTGCGGTTTCACTCTCATTCTCGGTGACGACGAGGTACAGAAAGGCACGGCTATCCTTCGAAATATGGTGACGAAGAACCAGTATGATCTTCCTCTCTCCTCTCTTTCAGTTGCGATTCAGCCGCTTCTTAGAAGCTCCTAA